TCGCGATACGCTTCGCCCGTCCGACATTGATCCCTCTTAGCAGGGCTATCTGTCGCGTTGTACTCATGTTCGGTCTCCTTGATTGCCCGCAGTATGCGTCAGCCGCGCCAACCCGGGCGCCCGGCTCGTGCCCGTTCAACCGTGCAGCGGGCCGTCCACGCTGCCCTCGCCCGGCGCGACGCGCGGCATGCGCAGGACGAAGCTGGCGCCCTGCCCTTCCACGCTGCTGACGGAGATCGTCCCGGCAAACTGCTTGACGACCAGGTTGTAGACGATGTTCAGGCCCAGGCCCGTACCGCCCTGCCCGCGCCGCGTGGTGACGAACGGGTCGAACACCTTGTCGATCAGGTCCGCGGGGATGCCGCGGCCGTTGTCGCTTACCGCCACTTCGACCCAGTCGCCGTCGGGCCGTACGCGGATGTCGATGGTGCCTTCCTGGTCGGGCGCGAACGCGTGGTCGACGCAATTGAGCGTCAGGTTCGTGATGACCTGCGCCAGCGCGCCCGGATAGCTGTCGAGGGTGACATCGGCCGGGCAGTCGATCGACACCGCCAGCCGCGTCTTCTTCAGGCGCGGCTGCAGGCTCGAGACCACTTCGCCGATGTATTCGCGCAGTTCGAACCGGCGTCGCGCCTCGCTGACCTGGTCGACGGCGATCTGCTTGAAGCTGTGGATCAGGTGCGCCGCCCGGTAGGCGTTGTTCATGATCAGGCGCGCGCTTTCGCCGGCCGTGCCGATGTACTTGAGGATCTCGGATTTGCGCACCGCTCCCGCCGTCACGGCCGCGTGGATCTCCTCGGTGGCTTCCTTCAGTACCGAAGCGCTGGTCAACGCGATGCCGACCGGCGTGTTGATCTCGTGCGCGACCCCGGCCACGAGGCTGCCCAGCGATGCCAGGCGCTCCGCCTGCAGCAGCGACTCCTGCGCCTGGCGCAGGTCGTGCAGCGCCTGCGCCGTTTCCTGGGCCGCGCGGCGCGCCTCGTCCTCCGCTTCGCGCGTGCGCAGGATGATGGACTTGACGCGCCGCTGGATCGCGTTGAAGCCACGGATCACGTCCCCCAGCTCGTCGCGGCGCTTTTCCGGCAGCTCCTCCACTTCGTCGCTGCCGCGCGTAGCCAGTTCGAACAGGCCGTCGCGCAAGCGCTTCAACGGGTCGAACACGATGCGCAGCGACAGCGCCAACGCCACCACGAGGATCAGGTCCAGCAGCAGGGCTTCGCTGACCTTGCGCCGGATCTCGGCGGCCAGCCTGGCATCGATCTGGTCGCGGCTGAAGTTGACGACGACGCGGCCCACGATCACGGGCCGCGCGCCCTGGTCCGTTTCGCGGTAGGCCAGGTCGGCCACGACGGGCGTGCCCGCCACGTCGTCGTTGCCCCCCACGTTGCCCACCTTGCCGTCGGGATGGCGCCGCTTGCCAGAGAACAGGCCGACGGACGTGTCGTAGACGCGGATCGCCACCAGTTCGGGCGGCAGCATCTCGGCCGCGACGATATTGTCGACCTTGGTCTTGTCGAGGTCCCACAGCGCCGAGGGCAGGCTGGTCTGCAGGCGCGTCAGCACGCCGTCGCGCAGGCGCTGGTTGTTGA
This is a stretch of genomic DNA from Pseudoduganella chitinolytica. It encodes these proteins:
- a CDS encoding sensor histidine kinase, with translation MFGIQARLTFLFVVIVTVVLGISGSYAQYTLAHELEVNNQRLRDGVLTRLQTSLPSALWDLDKTKVDNIVAAEMLPPELVAIRVYDTSVGLFSGKRRHPDGKVGNVGGNDDVAGTPVVADLAYRETDQGARPVIVGRVVVNFSRDQIDARLAAEIRRKVSEALLLDLILVVALALSLRIVFDPLKRLRDGLFELATRGSDEVEELPEKRRDELGDVIRGFNAIQRRVKSIILRTREAEDEARRAAQETAQALHDLRQAQESLLQAERLASLGSLVAGVAHEINTPVGIALTSASVLKEATEEIHAAVTAGAVRKSEILKYIGTAGESARLIMNNAYRAAHLIHSFKQIAVDQVSEARRRFELREYIGEVVSSLQPRLKKTRLAVSIDCPADVTLDSYPGALAQVITNLTLNCVDHAFAPDQEGTIDIRVRPDGDWVEVAVSDNGRGIPADLIDKVFDPFVTTRRGQGGTGLGLNIVYNLVVKQFAGTISVSSVEGQGASFVLRMPRVAPGEGSVDGPLHG